A stretch of Castanea sativa cultivar Marrone di Chiusa Pesio chromosome 2, ASM4071231v1 DNA encodes these proteins:
- the LOC142625274 gene encoding uncharacterized protein LOC142625274, whose product MDRQLICSLWSCPYVDWVALDADQTAGGVLMMWDRRALEKLEVMVGQFSVSVRWKGMGDGFIWACSGVYGPNDNNVRGQMWDELIGIQQLWEVSWCYIGDFNIVRFPSERLGGSRLTPAMENFSEFIEELSLIDLPLEGGSYTWSSSSDLPSMSRIDRALVSYDWEDHYPDVIQRVLPSPISDHFPILVEAGGILRGKSTPSFVLAKKLKALKEDIIQWNCNEFGNVVRKKKELLEALKLLDAKEGVNGLFEVEIGERVVLRSQIQNLLSLEEVSWRQKSRMLCIKEGDNNTKFFHKMANSRRRYNHISMLEVNGVIYEDESEMANQTVQFYKNLYKETEEWRPFVEGLEFDQIEGLERDWLERRFEKEEVLRVVKELEGDKAPSPDGFSMAFYHHCWGVVERDVLAVFEEFYQHNKFEKSLNATFIALIPKKNDASNI is encoded by the exons ATGGATAGACAGTTGATTTGCAGCTTGTGGAGTTGTCCCTATGTAGATTGGGTAGCTTTGGATGCAGATCAGACAGCTGGTGGAGTTTTGATGATGTGGGATAGGAGGGCTTTAGAAAAGTTAGAGGTAATGGTGGGTCAATTTTCCGTATCAGTCCGGTGGAAGGGTATGGGGGATGGTTTTATTTGGGCATGTTCTGGGGTTTATGGCCCGAATGATAATAACGTGAGGGGGCAGATGTGGGATGAGCTGATCGGTATTCAGCAACTTTGGGAAGTATCATGGTGTTATATAGGGGATTTCAACATTGTTCGCTTCCCAAGTGAACGGTTGGGGGGATCCCGCCTTACCCCGGCTATGGAGAATTTTTCTGAGTTCATTGAGGAGCTTAGTTTGATAGATTTGCCGTTGGAAGGAGGGAGTTACACATGGTCTAGTAGTTCGGATCTGCCCTCAATGTCTAGGATAGACAGGGCTTTGGTTTCTTATGACTGGGAGGATCATTATCCAGATGTGATCCAGCGGGTTTTACCTAGTCCTATTTCAGACCATTTCCCCATTCTAGTGGAGGCAGGAGGAATTTTAAGGGGGAAAA GTACTCCTAGTTTTGTACTTGCCAAGAAGCTGAAGGCTTTGAAAGAAGATATTATTCAGTGGAATTGTAATGAGTTTGGAAATGTAGTccgtaaaaaaaaagaactgttGGAGGCTTTGAAATTATTGGATGCTAAGGAAGGGGTGAATGGCCTTTTTGAAGTGGAGATAGGTGAGAGGGTTGTGTTAAGATCTCAAATACAGAACCTTCTCTCTTTGGAAGAAGTTTCGTGGAGGCAGAAATCGAGGATGCTTTGCATTAAGGAAGGAGATAACAATACCAAATTCTTCCACAAGATGGCCAATTCTCGAAGAAGGTATAATCATATTAGTATGTTGGAGGTGAATGGGGTTATTTATGAGGATGAATCTGAGATGGCAAACCAAACTGTACAgttttacaaaaacttgtacAAGGAGACAgaggagtggaggccttttgtggaAGGCTTGGAATTTGATCAGATAGAGGGGTTGGAGAGGGACTGGCTTGAACGGAGGTTTGAAAAGGAGGAGGTTCTTAGAGTTGTCAAAGAGTTGGAAGGAGATAAAGCTCCAAGCCCTGATGGTTTCTCTATGGCCTTCTACCACCACTGTTGGGGAGTTGTGGAAAGAGATGTCTTAGCTGTGTTTGAAGAGTTTTATCAACAcaataagtttgaaaaatctcttaatGCAACTTTCATTGCCTTAATCCCGAAGAAGAATGATGCTTCCAATATTTGA